A genomic stretch from Bradyrhizobium sp. 195 includes:
- a CDS encoding UPF0280 family protein, with the protein MTRLPQIALLSDGRRLHLQDGPIDLIVGARGEAGEVRAAYEAAARRFTGLLDELCAELPELRAAARGRTALRGVAARRMHAAVAPFAADCFITPMAAVAGSVAEEILGAMLGAATLNQAYVNNGGDIALHLGRSEHFSIGLMDRPDRDGVMRALRVEADDPVRGVATSGRHGRSFSLGIADAVTVLAATASQADAAATVIANAVDLPGHPAIIRQPASELQPDSDLGPRLVTRDVGPLSHDEIATALESGAECARQLFDRGLIEGAVLQLCGDMLVIGPKDIERQEARPRKLENAVHA; encoded by the coding sequence ATGACAAGGCTCCCGCAAATCGCATTGCTGTCTGATGGCCGGCGGCTGCATTTGCAGGATGGACCGATCGATCTGATCGTGGGGGCGAGGGGAGAGGCAGGAGAGGTGCGCGCGGCCTATGAGGCTGCGGCGCGGCGGTTCACGGGGCTGCTCGACGAGCTCTGCGCGGAGTTGCCGGAGCTGCGCGCTGCTGCCAGGGGGCGGACTGCGCTGAGGGGCGTTGCGGCGCGCCGTATGCACGCCGCGGTGGCGCCCTTTGCCGCTGATTGCTTCATCACGCCGATGGCCGCCGTTGCCGGCAGCGTGGCGGAGGAGATTCTCGGCGCAATGCTCGGCGCTGCGACGCTCAATCAGGCCTATGTCAACAATGGCGGCGACATCGCCCTTCATCTCGGCCGGAGCGAGCATTTTTCGATTGGCCTGATGGATCGGCCCGATCGTGATGGCGTGATGCGAGCTTTGCGGGTCGAGGCGGACGACCCGGTGCGGGGCGTCGCGACCAGCGGGCGCCATGGCCGCAGCTTTTCGCTCGGGATTGCCGACGCGGTGACGGTGCTGGCCGCAACGGCATCGCAAGCCGATGCGGCGGCGACGGTCATCGCCAATGCCGTTGATCTGCCGGGACATCCTGCCATCATCCGTCAGCCGGCCAGCGAGCTTCAGCCCGACAGCGATCTCGGTCCACGCCTCGTCACCCGCGACGTCGGCCCGTTGTCGCACGACGAGATCGCCACAGCACTCGAATCTGGCGCGGAATGTGCACGCCAATTGTTCGATCGCGGCTTGATCGAGGGTGCGGTGTTGCAGCTTTGTGGTGATATGCTTGTCATCGGACCGAAAGATATTGAACGGCAAGAAGCGCGCCCACGTAAGCTGGAGAACGCGGTTCATGCCTGA
- a CDS encoding ABC transporter substrate-binding protein, with translation MRAKNYFVGAAFALLAGGMAHSAMAQDIKIGEINSYSLLPAFTEPYRKGWQLAVEEVNAAGGINGKKLVVISKDDGGKPADAQTAANELVSSEGVAMLTGTFLSNIGLAVSDFANQKKVFFLAAEPLTDAITWSKGNKYTFRLRPSNYMQAAMLVEAASKLPAKRWATIAPNYEYGQSAVAVFKKLMSEKRPDIQWVDEQWPPQGKIDAGPVVQAVAAANPEAILNVTFGADLVKLVREGNTRGLFKGREVVSFLTGEPEYLDPLKDETPEGWIVTGYPWYSIKTPEHDAFLKAYQAKYNDYPRLGSIVGYQTIKSAAAILAKAGSSDPEKLIAAAEGLSVPSPFGEITFRKIDHQSTLGAFVGKTALKDGKGVMVDSSYKKGADYLPGDAEVEKLRPKD, from the coding sequence ATGCGAGCAAAGAACTATTTCGTCGGCGCGGCGTTTGCGCTGTTGGCGGGTGGCATGGCTCATTCGGCCATGGCGCAGGATATCAAGATCGGCGAGATCAACAGCTATTCGCTGCTGCCGGCCTTCACCGAGCCCTACCGCAAGGGATGGCAGCTCGCGGTCGAGGAGGTCAACGCGGCCGGCGGCATCAATGGTAAGAAGCTCGTCGTCATCTCCAAGGACGACGGCGGCAAGCCGGCGGATGCGCAGACCGCGGCCAACGAGCTCGTGTCGAGCGAGGGTGTTGCGATGTTGACGGGCACGTTCCTGTCGAACATCGGCCTCGCGGTCAGCGACTTCGCCAACCAGAAGAAGGTGTTCTTCCTCGCGGCCGAGCCGCTGACGGACGCCATCACCTGGTCCAAGGGCAACAAATACACATTCCGTCTGCGCCCCTCCAACTACATGCAGGCGGCGATGCTGGTGGAAGCGGCGAGCAAGCTGCCGGCCAAACGCTGGGCGACGATCGCGCCGAACTACGAATACGGCCAGTCCGCGGTCGCGGTGTTCAAGAAGCTGATGTCGGAGAAGCGCCCGGACATCCAGTGGGTCGACGAGCAATGGCCGCCGCAGGGCAAGATCGACGCAGGCCCGGTGGTGCAGGCCGTTGCCGCCGCCAACCCGGAAGCGATCCTCAACGTCACCTTCGGCGCCGACCTCGTCAAGCTCGTGCGCGAAGGCAACACCCGCGGCCTGTTCAAGGGGCGCGAGGTCGTCTCCTTCCTGACCGGCGAGCCCGAATATCTCGATCCGCTCAAGGACGAGACGCCCGAGGGCTGGATCGTCACCGGCTATCCCTGGTACTCAATCAAGACTCCCGAGCATGACGCGTTCCTGAAGGCCTACCAGGCCAAGTACAACGACTATCCGCGTCTCGGCTCGATCGTCGGCTATCAGACCATCAAGTCGGCGGCTGCGATCCTGGCGAAGGCCGGCTCGAGCGATCCGGAGAAGCTGATCGCCGCGGCAGAAGGCCTCTCCGTGCCGTCGCCGTTCGGCGAGATCACCTTCCGCAAGATCGATCACCAGTCGACACTCGGTGCCTTCGTCGGCAAGACCGCGCTGAAGGACGGCAAGGGCGTGATGGTGGACTCGTCCTACAAGAAGGGCGCGGACTATCTGCCTGGCGATGCCGAAGTCGAGAAGCTGCGGCCGAAGGATTGA
- a CDS encoding amino acid synthesis family protein, with amino-acid sequence MSAIIRKIVTVVEETQMEMGRQVSPPTRRAAAIAVIENPFAGQYVEDLSPLITIGEELGELLSKRAVAALGIDGSKAQSYGKAAAVGENGELEHAAAILHPKMGAPVRKVLTKGAALIPSSKKRSGPGTTLDIPLGHKDAAFVRSHFDGMEVQINDAPRANEIMVAVAVTDSGRPLPRVGGLTVAEIKGEDGLR; translated from the coding sequence ATGAGCGCGATCATCCGCAAGATCGTCACCGTCGTCGAAGAGACGCAGATGGAGATGGGCCGGCAAGTTTCACCGCCGACGCGGCGAGCCGCGGCAATCGCCGTGATCGAAAATCCCTTCGCGGGGCAATATGTCGAAGACCTTTCGCCGCTAATCACGATCGGCGAGGAGCTGGGCGAGCTGCTGTCGAAGCGCGCGGTGGCGGCTCTCGGCATCGACGGTTCCAAGGCGCAGAGCTATGGCAAGGCCGCGGCTGTCGGCGAGAACGGCGAGCTGGAACATGCCGCTGCAATTCTTCACCCGAAGATGGGCGCGCCAGTACGCAAGGTGCTGACCAAGGGTGCCGCGCTGATTCCGTCGTCGAAGAAGCGCAGCGGGCCCGGCACCACGCTCGACATTCCCCTCGGTCACAAGGACGCAGCCTTCGTGCGTAGTCACTTCGATGGCATGGAAGTACAGATCAACGACGCGCCGCGCGCCAATGAGATCATGGTCGCGGTCGCTGTCACCGACAGCGGCCGGCCTTTGCCGCGCGTCGGCGGGCTGACGGTTGCGGAGATCAAAGGCGAAGACGGTCTAAGATAA